Proteins from a single region of Mucilaginibacter daejeonensis:
- a CDS encoding MBL fold metallo-hydrolase has protein sequence MIITFLGTGTSQGVPVIACECEVCTSTDKHDKRLRTSIMIEDEGKVIVIDSGPDFRYQMLREKVMHLDAVVFTHAHKDHTAGLDDVRAFNYKQQEAMSVYATEQVQESLKREFEYIFAAYKYPGIPQLDLHTITTDPFHIGPVAFTPIPVLHYRLPVMGFRVKDVSYITDAKTITPLGMERIKGSRILIVNALQKEPHISHLTFDEAIALANEVGAETTYFTHISHRLGKHADVSKELPANIQLAYDGLKMVL, from the coding sequence GTGATCATTACTTTTTTAGGCACCGGAACATCACAGGGCGTACCCGTTATTGCCTGCGAGTGCGAGGTATGTACCTCCACTGATAAGCATGACAAGCGCCTGCGCACCTCTATCATGATAGAGGATGAGGGTAAGGTGATCGTGATCGACAGTGGACCCGATTTCAGATACCAGATGCTGCGCGAGAAGGTGATGCACCTCGATGCGGTGGTATTCACTCATGCGCATAAGGATCACACCGCTGGTTTGGACGATGTGCGCGCGTTCAATTACAAACAGCAGGAAGCGATGTCGGTGTATGCCACCGAGCAGGTGCAGGAGTCGCTTAAACGGGAGTTCGAGTACATCTTCGCAGCGTACAAATATCCGGGTATCCCGCAACTGGATCTGCATACCATCACCACAGATCCTTTCCACATAGGTCCGGTAGCGTTCACGCCAATACCCGTGTTGCATTACCGGTTGCCGGTCATGGGCTTCAGGGTAAAGGATGTGAGTTACATAACCGATGCCAAGACCATAACGCCTTTGGGTATGGAGCGCATTAAAGGTAGCCGCATCCTGATCGTTAACGCGCTGCAAAAAGAACCGCACATCTCTCACTTGACATTTGACGAGGCTATCGCCCTGGCCAACGAGGTAGGCGCCGAGACCACTTACTTCACCCACATCAGTCACCGTTTGGGTAAACACGCCGATGTATCAAAGGAGTTGCCTGCCAACATCCAGTTGGCATACGACGGTTTGAAGATGGTGCTCTGA
- a CDS encoding flavin monoamine oxidase family protein, which produces MENTDVLIIGAGAAGLMAAYTLAKAGKKVTVLEARDRTGGRTNTIYRSHFFERAELGAEFIHGNVPITLGLVAEAGLSYHHAGGEMWRFDGGKFQKDTGMIEGWDELMQKLDEQQEEVTLNQFLDTHFVNESYKELKDQVRRYASGYDTSDPDRVSVLSLRKEWQAEDDDAQYRIDDGYCALIRYLTGAIKAAGGVIYLNAALQRLQWEKGSVTAHTADGSVYEAKQLLFAVPLGVWQAPEKAHGKFQIEPPITEQAAALDRMGFGSVIKVLLQFKEAFWVDQPTGDADQGSMRDMGFLFTEEVIPTWWTQAPATSELLTGWLGGPAADDWKDRTDEEILMQALTSLGNVFSHDAEGLKNDLIAWHVANWSAEPYTYGSYAYDTVDTVRSQQILNTPVQETLYFAGEFMYQGTAMGTVEAALTSGKLAAEKMI; this is translated from the coding sequence ATGGAAAACACAGACGTACTGATCATTGGAGCAGGTGCGGCGGGTTTAATGGCAGCCTATACGCTTGCCAAGGCAGGTAAAAAGGTCACCGTGCTTGAAGCGCGCGACCGTACCGGTGGCCGCACGAACACCATCTACCGTTCACATTTTTTTGAGCGTGCCGAATTAGGTGCCGAGTTCATTCACGGCAACGTACCGATCACCTTAGGCTTGGTGGCCGAGGCCGGCCTGAGCTATCATCATGCGGGTGGTGAGATGTGGCGATTTGACGGAGGTAAGTTTCAAAAGGACACCGGCATGATCGAGGGCTGGGATGAACTGATGCAAAAATTGGATGAGCAGCAGGAGGAGGTTACGCTGAACCAGTTCCTGGATACTCATTTTGTTAATGAAAGCTACAAGGAACTTAAAGATCAGGTACGCCGCTATGCTTCAGGCTATGACACCAGTGACCCCGACCGCGTAAGCGTGCTGTCCTTGCGCAAGGAATGGCAAGCCGAGGACGATGACGCTCAATACCGCATTGATGACGGCTACTGCGCATTGATCAGGTATTTGACCGGCGCGATCAAGGCAGCCGGGGGCGTGATATATCTTAATGCCGCGCTTCAGCGCCTACAGTGGGAAAAAGGTAGCGTGACGGCTCATACGGCCGACGGTAGCGTTTATGAGGCTAAACAGCTATTGTTCGCTGTACCGTTGGGCGTTTGGCAAGCGCCCGAAAAGGCCCACGGCAAGTTCCAGATCGAGCCGCCGATCACTGAACAGGCGGCCGCGCTGGATAGGATGGGCTTCGGCTCGGTCATCAAAGTTTTGCTGCAATTCAAAGAAGCTTTTTGGGTGGACCAGCCCACCGGAGATGCGGACCAGGGGAGCATGCGCGATATGGGCTTCCTGTTCACCGAAGAGGTCATACCCACCTGGTGGACCCAAGCTCCCGCGACATCGGAGTTGCTTACCGGCTGGTTAGGCGGACCGGCTGCTGATGATTGGAAAGATAGGACCGACGAGGAGATATTGATGCAGGCCCTCACCTCGCTCGGTAACGTCTTTTCCCATGATGCGGAAGGATTAAAGAATGATCTTATTGCCTGGCATGTGGCCAATTGGTCGGCCGAACCTTACACTTACGGATCTTATGCTTATGATACAGTAGATACTGTTCGTTCACAGCAAATATTGAATACGCCGGTACAGGAAACTTTGTATTTTGCAGGAGAATTTATGTACCAGGGCACTGCCATGGGTACGGTAGAAGCAGCCCTAACGAGCGGCAAGCTCGCCGCTGAAAAAATGATCTGA
- a CDS encoding chloramphenicol acetyltransferase, whose translation MKHQLDLEKWPRKHHFNFFKQFEEPYFGVTVNVDLTLAYEHAKASGVSLFIYYLYQSLNAANLVEPFRYRIEDDGVMVYDVVNASPTINRPDGTFGFGYFSYSADFETFLEGAEKEIELVRSTTDLMPTAEGTAQNTIHYSALPWLNFTSMSHARMFSYRDSVPKISFGRITDVDGQKIMAVSIHVHHALMDGMHVGQYVQVYQDLLNMGL comes from the coding sequence ATGAAACACCAACTTGACCTTGAAAAGTGGCCGCGCAAGCACCACTTTAACTTTTTTAAGCAATTTGAGGAGCCATACTTCGGCGTTACCGTCAACGTTGACCTTACACTCGCCTACGAGCACGCCAAGGCCAGCGGAGTATCGTTGTTCATATACTACCTTTATCAATCACTCAATGCCGCCAACTTGGTGGAGCCGTTCCGGTACCGGATTGAGGATGATGGTGTGATGGTGTATGATGTGGTGAATGCTTCGCCTACCATAAACCGGCCTGACGGCACCTTTGGCTTTGGATACTTTAGCTACAGTGCCGATTTTGAGACCTTTTTAGAAGGTGCCGAAAAAGAGATCGAGCTGGTACGCTCTACCACCGATCTGATGCCTACTGCCGAAGGTACCGCGCAAAATACGATCCATTACTCGGCTTTGCCGTGGTTAAATTTCACCAGTATGTCGCACGCCCGCATGTTCAGTTACCGCGACAGTGTACCTAAGATCAGCTTCGGACGCATAACCGACGTTGATGGCCAAAAGATCATGGCCGTTTCTATCCACGTTCACCATGCCTTGATGGATGGTATGCATGTAGGGCAATACGTACAGGTTTACCAGGACCTGCTGAACATGGGGTTGTGA
- a CDS encoding TolC family protein has translation MFSRISISVYVFAACMASAIPALAQQTVALSMKEAVDLGVKNYPAILAKKNQVNSSKASLQAARNEYLPDVTFSAQNAYGTINGQNGPLVGYRGLAVSSSGPALPNQSWDAAFGALYLTNVNWDFFAFGRAKERIKVQKQTVGRDEADLGQQEFQHKIRVASAYLGVLAAQRLVKVQQDNLNRTMEIRRVIRARVTNGLNPGVDSSLALSEVSNARIQLTNAQQNEKEQVNQLSQYLGYDTPPADFVLDSTFVIRNPTNPNPSTTLAQGDHPYLRFYKDRIQVSDEQARYQKTFALPTFSLIGVFQGRGSGFGLPPAINRPVAVNSSYIDGINPTRANYLVGVATSWNFASLFRTKQQVRAQKFISAQYQNEYDLVDQQLRNQQALADSRITNALKNSQEAPIQIKTANEAYIQKVTLYKNGLATITDFQQALYTLYRAETNNYIAYNNVWQALLFKAASTGDFDLFINNF, from the coding sequence ATGTTTAGCAGAATATCGATCAGCGTATATGTATTTGCCGCCTGCATGGCCTCTGCCATACCCGCCCTTGCGCAACAGACCGTTGCGCTGAGTATGAAAGAGGCTGTTGATCTGGGGGTGAAAAACTACCCGGCCATCCTGGCCAAAAAGAATCAGGTCAACTCTTCGAAAGCCTCGTTGCAGGCAGCCCGAAATGAATATCTGCCCGATGTGACCTTTTCGGCACAGAACGCCTATGGAACGATCAATGGGCAGAACGGTCCGCTGGTAGGTTACCGAGGTCTGGCCGTTTCGTCATCTGGCCCGGCCTTGCCTAACCAAAGCTGGGATGCGGCCTTCGGTGCCTTATATCTAACCAACGTCAACTGGGACTTTTTTGCGTTCGGCCGTGCTAAAGAACGCATTAAAGTGCAGAAGCAAACGGTAGGGCGCGATGAGGCCGACCTTGGTCAGCAGGAGTTTCAGCATAAGATCAGGGTGGCATCGGCTTACCTGGGTGTACTGGCTGCTCAACGGCTGGTCAAGGTGCAGCAAGACAATTTGAACCGCACCATGGAGATCCGCCGCGTGATACGGGCGCGTGTCACCAATGGGCTAAACCCTGGCGTTGATTCGTCGTTAGCTTTAAGCGAGGTTTCCAACGCCCGCATCCAGCTGACCAATGCTCAGCAGAACGAGAAGGAGCAGGTGAACCAGCTTTCGCAGTATCTGGGTTATGATACCCCGCCTGCTGATTTTGTGCTCGATAGCACCTTCGTGATCCGTAACCCAACAAATCCTAACCCGTCCACTACGCTTGCACAGGGCGATCACCCATACCTACGGTTCTATAAGGACCGCATACAGGTAAGCGACGAGCAGGCGAGGTATCAAAAGACCTTCGCGTTGCCTACCTTCTCGCTCATCGGCGTTTTTCAGGGTAGGGGTTCTGGATTTGGCTTGCCGCCTGCCATTAACAGGCCTGTGGCGGTCAATAGCAGTTATATCGATGGCATCAACCCTACACGGGCCAATTACCTGGTAGGGGTGGCAACCTCATGGAACTTTGCCAGCCTGTTTCGCACCAAGCAACAGGTGCGTGCCCAAAAGTTCATCTCGGCGCAATATCAAAATGAATATGATCTGGTTGATCAGCAATTGCGCAATCAACAGGCACTTGCCGACAGTCGTATCACCAATGCGCTTAAGAACTCGCAGGAAGCACCCATACAAATAAAGACGGCCAATGAGGCCTACATCCAAAAGGTGACCCTTTACAAAAATGGGCTGGCCACCATCACCGATTTCCAACAGGCATTATACACCCTTTACCGGGCCGAGACCAATAATTACATCGCCTACAACAATGTATGGCAAGCCCTGCTGTTCAAAGCGGCCTCCACCGGTGATTTCGACCTGTTCATCAATAATTTTTAA
- a CDS encoding ABC transporter permease, protein MLKNHFKTAFRSLLKNKAFTLINIIGLAIGISAAIVIYLVVQYDLSFDKFHADGDRIYRVVGQLDLKGQVAYNSGVEAPLGQAIRKTVPGIELSAPFYIYGPNVTVKIPQPSKESAVLRKQNQIMITDGSYFDLFQYKWLAGSAKTAFDQPDRVVLTESRAKLYFPTLSYTDVIGKQVIYADTLRATVSGIVQDLKENTDLTFHDFISFATAYRDRDPIAYYDANSWNSTYSSHQLFIRLDPKASPDAIAKKIKAVYLGHSKGEWSNSQSFNLQPLSDVHFNANYDNFDQRLANKKVLYGLLGIGAFLLLLACINFINLSTAQSVQRAKEIGIRKTIGGTRGQLISQFLTETLLLTVAATILSVFMVNILLKLFVSFIPPGVTYASMFTLPVFIFIVLLVIAITLLSGLYPAVVMSRYQPVQIIKGQAVITTGKGNKQYLRKGLTVAQFVIAQIFVMGTLLVAGQMRYLLRKDLGFKKDAVLTIETPRTHPQGATASVLLNKIRQLPQVANVSLGSAAPSSKGSMSTLMKYMDGKKEIESRVFLKYGDDNYFKLYGFKLVAGRPLQNSDSSSAIIINETYAHELGFQDPARAVGKSVFSNANDKQVQIIGVVHDFHALSLHAGIMPLALVCSTDPNYNRVIHVALRSDADQSTKWSTAIAQMQKDWKMLYPEQEFEYNFVDDSVARFYEAEQNTGKLLNWATGLSVLISCLGLLGLAIYTTNQRTKEIGVRKVMGATVTQIVSLLSMDMVKLIVLAFVIAMPIAWYAMNQWLQNFAYHTTINIWLFVGTIVITVGIAVLTMSFQTVKAAVANPVKSLRNE, encoded by the coding sequence ATGTTAAAAAATCATTTCAAGACCGCTTTCAGAAGCCTGCTCAAGAATAAGGCGTTCACCCTGATCAACATCATCGGCCTCGCCATTGGCATCAGTGCCGCGATCGTGATCTATTTGGTGGTGCAGTACGATCTGAGTTTTGATAAGTTCCATGCCGATGGTGACCGGATCTACCGCGTGGTGGGGCAGCTTGATCTTAAAGGACAGGTGGCCTATAATTCAGGTGTAGAAGCACCCTTGGGGCAGGCTATCCGCAAAACGGTGCCTGGGATAGAACTATCGGCCCCATTTTATATTTATGGACCCAATGTTACCGTAAAGATACCTCAGCCTTCAAAGGAAAGTGCCGTGTTGCGCAAACAGAACCAGATCATGATCACTGATGGTTCGTACTTTGACCTGTTCCAGTACAAGTGGCTCGCCGGTTCGGCAAAGACGGCCTTTGATCAGCCCGACCGGGTGGTGTTAACGGAAAGCCGTGCAAAGCTATACTTCCCTACGCTATCATATACCGATGTGATCGGCAAACAGGTGATCTATGCCGACACTTTGCGCGCTACTGTGTCTGGCATCGTTCAGGACCTTAAAGAGAACACCGACCTTACCTTTCACGATTTCATCAGCTTTGCCACTGCCTACCGCGATCGCGACCCGATAGCTTATTATGATGCAAACAGTTGGAATAGTACCTACTCATCTCACCAACTCTTTATCAGGCTCGATCCAAAAGCATCACCTGATGCGATCGCCAAAAAGATCAAAGCGGTATACCTCGGTCATAGTAAAGGTGAATGGAGCAACAGCCAGTCATTTAACCTGCAACCCTTGAGCGATGTGCACTTCAATGCTAACTATGACAACTTTGACCAACGGCTGGCCAACAAAAAAGTACTCTACGGACTGTTAGGGATTGGGGCGTTCCTGCTTTTACTGGCCTGCATCAATTTCATCAACTTGAGTACTGCACAGTCGGTACAGCGTGCCAAAGAGATAGGGATACGCAAGACCATTGGCGGCACCCGCGGTCAACTCATCAGCCAGTTCCTGACCGAAACACTTTTGCTTACCGTGGCCGCTACCATCCTATCGGTGTTCATGGTCAACATCTTGCTCAAATTATTTGTCAGCTTTATTCCGCCGGGCGTTACTTATGCCAGCATGTTCACGCTGCCGGTATTCATATTTATCGTGCTTTTGGTGATCGCTATCACGCTGTTGTCAGGTCTGTATCCGGCAGTGGTGATGTCGCGTTATCAGCCGGTGCAGATTATCAAGGGTCAGGCCGTCATTACGACGGGCAAAGGCAATAAACAATACCTGCGCAAAGGCCTAACGGTGGCTCAATTTGTGATCGCCCAAATATTTGTGATGGGCACTTTGCTCGTTGCCGGCCAAATGCGGTACCTGCTTCGTAAAGACCTGGGATTTAAAAAGGACGCGGTACTAACGATCGAGACACCCAGAACGCACCCGCAAGGCGCCACCGCCAGCGTATTGCTGAACAAGATCAGGCAATTACCACAGGTAGCTAATGTGAGCCTTGGGTCGGCAGCGCCATCTTCCAAGGGCAGCATGTCTACCTTGATGAAATATATGGATGGCAAAAAAGAGATCGAAAGCCGCGTATTCCTGAAGTATGGTGATGACAACTACTTTAAACTGTATGGCTTTAAACTGGTAGCAGGCAGACCTCTGCAAAACAGCGATTCATCCAGCGCGATCATCATCAATGAGACCTATGCCCATGAGTTGGGCTTTCAAGACCCGGCACGGGCCGTGGGTAAAAGCGTGTTCTCTAACGCCAACGACAAGCAGGTACAGATCATAGGTGTGGTACATGATTTTCATGCTTTATCGTTACATGCCGGCATCATGCCATTGGCGCTGGTGTGCAGTACTGACCCTAATTACAACCGGGTGATCCACGTGGCTTTAAGGAGCGATGCGGATCAGAGCACAAAGTGGAGCACGGCCATAGCCCAAATGCAAAAAGATTGGAAAATGCTTTACCCCGAGCAAGAATTTGAATACAATTTTGTGGATGACTCCGTTGCCCGGTTCTACGAAGCGGAGCAGAACACCGGCAAGCTATTGAACTGGGCTACCGGCCTCTCGGTGCTGATCAGTTGTTTGGGGTTGTTAGGTTTAGCCATTTACACCACCAACCAACGCACCAAGGAGATAGGTGTACGCAAGGTGATGGGTGCCACGGTTACCCAGATCGTATCGTTACTGAGCATGGATATGGTCAAACTTATCGTACTGGCCTTCGTGATCGCCATGCCCATTGCGTGGTACGCCATGAACCAGTGGCTACAGAACTTTGCTTATCACACCACGATCAACATCTGGCTTTTTGTTGGCACCATTGTGATCACTGTTGGCATCGCCGTATTGACCATGAGCTTCCAAACCGTCAAAGCTGCCGTAGCTAACCCGGTGAAAAGTTTACGGAATGAGTAG
- a CDS encoding TraB/GumN family protein, with product MRKFSMLLICLLQGLFLLLYPTVSNAQNKGLLWQISGKNIKQPTYLFGTIHIYDTSLYKLPAPVMAKLAQVKKVYFELDFGHLNPAEIVKYAMVTDSAQQLNKLLDTVMLAKLKRAAKDQPTLSLLAMNGALYRFKPMFIMPMFLNNGKTVTIDMEMYKQAAAQKIAIEGLETVAEQMNAINTVTITKQAQMLTDFLKTYTGADPLIKKMTATYVKQDTDHLLEEMNEGAPLDADFNKALLIDRNKVMADRMSKAMGSQSTMFAVGAGHLGGKDGLITLLRKKGFVVKPVPFAFLKAH from the coding sequence ATGCGTAAGTTCTCGATGCTTTTGATCTGCCTTTTACAGGGTCTTTTCCTATTGCTTTACCCTACTGTTTCCAATGCACAAAATAAGGGGCTTCTTTGGCAAATAAGCGGCAAGAACATCAAGCAGCCGACCTACCTATTCGGTACCATTCATATCTATGATACTTCCTTGTACAAGCTGCCTGCGCCGGTAATGGCTAAACTGGCTCAGGTGAAAAAGGTATATTTTGAGCTCGACTTTGGCCATTTGAACCCTGCCGAGATCGTTAAGTACGCCATGGTGACCGACTCGGCCCAACAACTGAACAAATTACTGGATACCGTTATGCTGGCCAAACTGAAGCGTGCCGCTAAAGATCAACCTACGCTATCGTTACTGGCCATGAATGGTGCCCTTTACCGGTTCAAGCCCATGTTCATTATGCCAATGTTCCTGAATAACGGAAAGACCGTGACCATTGATATGGAGATGTACAAGCAAGCGGCGGCACAAAAGATCGCGATAGAGGGCCTGGAGACGGTCGCCGAACAGATGAACGCGATCAATACCGTGACCATAACCAAGCAGGCACAAATGCTTACCGACTTTTTAAAGACCTATACCGGGGCTGATCCACTGATCAAAAAAATGACCGCCACCTATGTGAAGCAGGATACGGACCACTTACTGGAGGAGATGAATGAAGGAGCACCGCTTGATGCCGACTTTAACAAGGCCTTGCTCATTGATCGCAACAAGGTAATGGCCGACCGTATGAGCAAGGCCATGGGTTCGCAAAGCACCATGTTCGCCGTAGGGGCAGGACATTTGGGTGGCAAGGACGGCCTGATCACCTTACTGCGTAAAAAAGGCTTTGTGGTGAAGCCCGTTCCGTTCGCGTTCCTCAAAGCACATTGA
- a CDS encoding HAD family hydrolase, with the protein MKNVKVIAFDADDTLWVNEPYFRRAEERFCNMFSDFMSVHDVERELFKTEIDNLKLYGYGIKGFVLSLIETALRITDHRIDVSAIDKILEIGKEMLNEPIELLDGVEEVLQALQGHYRLVVATKGDLLDQERKLKRSGLAKYFHHIEIMSEKDEAAYSKLVKHLDIHPDELLMIGNTLRSDVLPVLAIGGHAIHIPYHITWIHETVEHQVEHPNFISAVHVKDVLPHLLP; encoded by the coding sequence ATGAAAAACGTAAAAGTTATCGCTTTTGACGCCGATGACACGCTTTGGGTGAACGAGCCCTATTTCAGGCGAGCCGAAGAGCGTTTCTGCAATATGTTCAGCGATTTTATGTCGGTACATGATGTTGAGCGCGAATTGTTCAAGACCGAGATCGATAACCTTAAGTTGTATGGATATGGCATCAAGGGGTTCGTACTCTCACTCATCGAGACCGCTTTGCGGATCACTGACCACCGGATCGATGTATCGGCCATTGATAAGATCCTTGAGATCGGCAAAGAGATGCTCAATGAGCCGATCGAGCTGCTGGACGGGGTAGAGGAAGTGTTACAAGCTTTACAGGGGCATTACCGTTTGGTGGTGGCCACTAAAGGTGATCTGCTTGACCAGGAACGGAAACTTAAACGCTCGGGCCTTGCCAAATACTTCCACCACATCGAGATCATGAGCGAAAAGGATGAGGCTGCTTACAGCAAGCTGGTCAAGCATCTTGACATCCACCCTGATGAGTTGTTAATGATCGGTAACACGCTTCGGTCTGACGTGCTGCCGGTGCTGGCCATAGGCGGGCATGCCATTCATATCCCATATCACATCACCTGGATACATGAGACCGTTGAACACCAGGTAGAGCATCCTAATTTTATAAGTGCCGTACACGTGAAAGATGTACTGCCGCATTTGTTACCATGA